The sequence TCTTTCTCGCTGTTAGCGCTCAGTCCATGTTCCAGTGATAGGCCATCGACGCCAATAAATGCCCGATTGGCCCGGTAGCGAGCCATGTGCTCTTCGGCCATCAATCCATGCACAGCCTGCCGTTCTTTATCAACTTCGCCACCCACCAAATTGACCGATACATCTGATGTCATCAGTTCCGCGACGATGGGAAGCGAGTTTGTGACAACTGTAATTCGTTTGTTTCGGATGAATTGGCAAAGCCTGAACACCGTACTGCCGCAATCCATGAAAATGACATCGCCCTCCTGAATATCCTGAGCGGCTAGCTGGCAGATGTAATCTTTGCGTTCAGCATGAACGGCCGTTTTATTCGCAAAAGTGTGCTTATCGGTAGCCAGGCTCACTTTCATGGCTCCACCACGCGTACGATAGATCAGGCCTGAAGCGGCCAGTTGAACCAGATCGCGTCGGACAGTCATCTCGGATGTTTGTAATAATTCTGCCAATTCGCTCACATCGGCCGAACCACGTTCTTCGACCGTTCGTACAATTAGCTGCTTCCGGTTTTGGAAATTCATGCTTGATTGTGTTGTTTTGTTCAAAAATAAACAAATTCAAACAATTTTAAACAATATGCTTGCTGAACGCGTGCAAATAACGGAAGAGAAATTATTGTCTGACAACTGGTACATCCTGAAACGGTTCACCTTTAATTACCTCGGCAGGAACGGGCAATGGACAACCCAGCAACGTGAAGCCTATGATCGGGGAAACGGAGCCACCATTTTACTCTACAATCCGCAAACCGACCGGGTGATTCTGACTCGTCAGTTTCGGTTGCCAACCTTCGTCAATGGTAACCGAACCGATGGCCCGTATTCGGGAATGCTGATCGAAACCTGTGCGGGTCTGCTCGATAACGACGATCCCGAAACTGCTATCCGACGCGAAACGGAAGAAGAAACGGGTTACCGGATTCAGTCGGTACAAAAGGTAATGGAAGCGTATATGAGTCCGGGTTCGGTAACCGAAAAGTTATTTTTCTACATCGCTCACTATACTGCCGATACCGAACGAAATGCCGGTGGCGGTATCGATGAGGAAGAAATTGAAATTATGGAATTGCCTTTTCAACAGGCCCTGGCCATGATGGAAAGTGGAGAAATCATGGACGGGAAAACGATTATGTTGCTGCAATACCTGCGGCTTCAACAACTGACTAACGCATCGAACTCATGAAAAGCCTACTGATTTTAGTGGCTGGTCCCTATCGATCCGGCACGAATGACGACCCCATTCGGATGGAAGAAAACCTTCATCGTCTTGAATCCGTAACACTGACTTTGTTTCGGGCAGGGCATATACCAATGATTGGTGAATGGGTGGCATTACCATTACTCCGCCTGGCTGGTGGCAAACGACCTGGTGATGAGGCCTGGCAAGAGATTCTTTATCCGGTCGCTAAACGGCTGATCACCCGTTGTGATGCCGTTTTACGTCTGCCGGGTGAATCCAAAGGAGCTGATGAGGATGTTCGACTGGCTACTGAACTTGGCTTGGCAGTTTACTATAGACTGGAAGATGTGCCTGGATGTGCATAAAAAACAGTATCAGATTTATACATCCGATACTGTTCAGGTTTTGCTTACTTGTTGTGTCAATTTCTCAAAACCAATAAATGCAATGGTATCAATTTTGTGTCATTATTTGCCCACTGAAATCATATTGGCAAAAAGCCGATAAGCACCCGGAACGCCAGCCGGTAACTCCCGAAAGAACACCAGACCTGTATACATGAAGTTCCCCTTGCCGTATTTGGCGTAAATCAGACTGCCCTGCTTGGCCGCTTCGTTCTGGTCATGAGATGAAAAAATGGGCTCATAGGCTTTGTCCCAGTCCTGAGCGAAATAGATACCGCGTTCCTGAATCCAGCCCGAAAAGTCGGCTTCTGTAATTTTATTCGGGTAATTGAGCAATGGGTGTTGCGGATTGATGAACGTCATGGGTGCATCTTCTTCGGTCACGCGTTCGTTGACAACCTTGAACGGATAAGGACCCATCTGACTGACTTTAAGCCCATTCTGAATAAATCCTGAACCGCCCGGTGTAACATATTGTACGATCATTGTACCGCCATTTTTTACATAGTCCATCAGGTTGGCCTGATAGTTGGCTAAATAATCATTGATATTGTAGGCACGAACACCAACAACGATGGCGTCATAGGCCGACAGACTACGGCTTAGTTCAGCGGGGCCGAGAATCGTAACGCGACAACCCATCTGTTGGAGCGCGGCAGGTACTTCATCGCCAGCACCGACGATGTAGCCGATGTTCTTCGCGGTTACTTTAACGTCCAGTTTTACAAGTTTGGCTTCAGCGGGCGGAAACAACGTTTGCGTTGGAATGTGCTTGTAGGCTATTATGCGCAAACCGGTCGTGAAGGTACCATCGCTGGTGGTCATCATCGCCTGTAATTTGCCGTTTTGTGCCTGAGTAGTTGGCGTTATTTTGAACGTTACCCGTTGCTCACTGCCCTTGCCCGCCAATGAAAATGGGAGGGAGACCGGTTCAACCCTCCAGCCCGAGGGGGCGTCCAGTTTTATCGTTCCGGCTATATTGGCCCGACCAGCTTTCAGCACAAGTTCAGCCGTTTTAGGAGCTGCGTCAGAAAAGGCATACACACGCTCAGTGAGGTTAGCTGTCACATCAGGCTGAAGGATAAACGGCCTGTAAATCTCGCCATCGACCGGGTCCGTTGATTTGTAGACCACCGGGCGATTAAAAGTAAATCGTTGACCACCAATCTCGAAGGTATAACTGGCAGTTAGTGCAGCCGGGTTTTCGGGTAGACCGATTAGCTGCTGATTATCGACCTGAAATAAACCTTTTACGATGGGCTTTTCGAGCCAGTACGGCTGCGAGATTTTCTGGGTTTTCGGAATTGTAACCAGCGTTGGCAAGAGCATAACATCATTAGGCTTTAGCGTCAGATCCAGGGTCGTGTCTTTGCCTGCCGAATACCGAATGCCTACTAATTTGACCGGCGAATCGGCCCGACTGACTATGTTGGTCGTGAGTTTAATGGTTTCGCCGGGTGTAGCTGCATAATCGGTTGGGTTCGTTTCAAACCACAAGCCCAAACATTGCCGGATCAACTGCTCGACTTCCTGACGTTTGGCTTTCACATAAATGCTGGTTGTGTCGAGCTTGTTCAGGGCGCCATATAGCTGAGTCAGTGCGGGCACCGAGGCAGCAGGCTGGTCGGGTTTGAACGTAGCAATAAGCTGGTGAACCTGTGTCTGCACCGCATCACTTCCCGAAATACGTTTCCAGCTAATGTCGATTCCGTCGAGTGGATCTTTCTCTGCCGGATCACCGCCTTTTAGCAAAAGATAGTCGACACGCGCACCCCTGCTGGCCGGTACACCAAAGCCCTGACTTTTATGCTGACTACGGCTTTCAGCGGCAATCTCACCGTATGATTTGCCCAGTAATGCGTTATACAGGCCCGTTTCGATACCGATTAGATTACCCGCTTCGTCAGGCTTTTTGTTGCTCAAAAACGCACCCGGAATAAATACATTCCAAAGAATACGTTTTGCCTGCCAGGGCTTTACATAAGCCAGTTGCTCCGGGAATTTTTTTGGATCGTTCGAAATTTTGAAGGCTTCTTCTGCCAGAAAACCGGATGCGCTATGGTGGCCATGACCCGCGCGCGAATCGGGTGGGAAACGCGTAATGATCGCATCCGGCTGGTATTTTCGAATCATCCAGACGACATCGGCCAGAACTTTTTCCTGCCCCCAGGTACGGACAGCCTCGTCGGTCGATTTAGAAAAACCAAAGTCGTAGGCCCGGCTGAAAAACTGGTCAGGACCGTCGACACGCCGGGCTGCCAGCAATTCCTGCGTTCGGATTACCCCAATATTCTCTCCCTGTTCAGGACCAATCAGATTCTGGCCACCGTCGCCCCGAGTCAGTGATAGATAGCCTGTGCGGACAAGCCGTTCCTTGGCCAGGTAGGCTAGCATCAATGTATTTTCATCGTCGGGGTGAGCGGCTATGTACAACACCGAACCGAGAACGTTCAACTTTTTCAGGTTTGAGAGAATTTCGCCCGGTGGTGTGGGTTTGATGGAGCCATAAGGAACCTGAGCGAATAGGGTTGATGTGAGGGAACAACCAAGGAAGAAAGAAAGCAGACGTTTGCGTACAGACACGGGAAGGAAGCAGATTATTGGGTAACAGCAAATTTACGATAAACATAAGAAAAGGCTACCTAAAAACATGGTAGCCTTTTAACACATTACCTAACAACTAAGGAGTTTACTGAAAAATAGGGATTTTTTGGAATTGATCAGCAATGGGTTTCGGAACATTTGGGTTCGTATTGATTTCTCCCTGAGGATATATGAATCGAGCGGGTTTTTGTGAGCCTACATACAGCGGAATCGTCAGCTGAACGACCGGTGTCGCTTTGGCCATTCGGCGTACATCATTGAAGGCTTCGTATTGCATCAGAAAGAAGATATAGCGCTGCGCTACAATCTCATAGAGTAAAGCGGTCTGTACTGTCGTGGCTTTCGTAGGATTGGCTAACCCGGCAGGGCCGAAGTCATCCAGCACATAGGCATCATACTTACGACCCGTTGTAGAGAGCGTCTTGCCATTGATGGTTCCGCCTGCCAGCCCGCTTCTGACCGCGTTGAGGGCTGCCAGGGCTTTGGCGGTATCGCCCAGACGAGCCTGCGCTTCGGCCAGAATTAGTTGGTTTTCGTAGTAAGTAAGAATCGGATGGGGCGCGTTTGACGTAAAGGCTCCATCAACAACATTAGGGTCTAATGTACCTGTACCAATGACACCAACTTTAAAATAGTGATTGTAAAGGGCGGTTTCGTCTGTTTTGGTATTCGCTGATTTAATCCGCGATTGCATCAGTATGGGCAAATAAGCACCATCGAAACCTGTATCGCCCGGCCGGTTAACCCGGAAGAAATCATAGTTCTGGTTGTAATCGATGCCCTGGCTTGTACCGTGAGGAGCCAGCGCGTCGCCCGCTGTACTGCTGATTCCTGAAGCAGCACTCTCAACGGCTTTGGCGTAATTACCTACATGCAGAAAAAGCCGGGCTTTGAGTGTATAGGCAGCTGCCTTCCATTTTGTTACGTCGCCCTTGTAGATAAAATCCTGATTGGCGAAGGCCAGTCCGCTCGTTGCCGACAGATTCTGGATAGCATTGTCGAGCGTTGTTTGAAGCGCCGTGTAGACATCCGCCTGTTTGTCGAACACCGGTGTTGGGTATTTAACATCGTCGAATGCCTGGCTATAGGGTACATCGCCATACAGGGCTGTTGCTTTGGCGATCAGTAATGCTTCCAGTACCTGCCCAACTCCTTTCGTCCATTTGTCACCTACGGCATCCGCTTTGGTCTGAATCAGTCGCGTTTGACTGGCGGCTGGGTAAAGCGGATTCCAGGAGAAGTTTTGTGCTGATACGATATAATCGGCGTACCCCTGGTGCTGTCGGCTTAGCCCATTGAGCTGACCTGCCCAGATGGCGGCAATTCGCACATCGGTATCTTCGTGGAGAATAGTAACCCCAACCAGGGTGCCTGACAACAGGGTGGCAATATCGACATCAGTAACCGCATTCGGGTTACTCTGGATATTGGGTTCGTCGAAGACCTGACTGCAACCGCTCAGCAGCGATACCGTCAGCAACGAAGCAAACAATTTATGGATAAGCGCTTTATTCATGGCTTGAAATGAGTTTTCGCTTTTCTGTTTGATGTTTATGGTTGCCATAGCTAACCGTAAATGATCCATCGAAAACGGGTTTAGTACGTGATTTTGAGCGAGAACAGCAAAGAGCGTGTATTGGGATTCGTAAACCAGTCCTGCCCACGCGAAAGACCTGCACCCGTGATGTTTACTTCCGGGTCGGTACCTGTATAATTCGTCCACAAGAGAAGATTGCGACCGGTCAGGCTAAAATCAACATTCGATAAGTGCGTGAACCGGCGGAATCCTTCACTACGCAAACTATAGGTCATCGTTATTTCGCGCAGGCGGGTTGAACTACCATCTTCAATAAACTGCTTGTAGGAAGCCGAGTTGAATGAAGTTCCCCGTCCCTGATACCAGGCCTGGTTCAGGGCAACCGGTCCTGCGCCAAAGTCTTTTATCTGACCCTGGAATGACGTACCGGCTGCAATTACTTTTCCGTTCACATCTTTGATACCACCTGCGGGTGCAACAGCCGTGCCGCCCTGATCAGCGTGAACACCGAAGCTGTAGAGCGCTCCCCGCGTACCGTTATAGAAGTCATTCCCCGCAACTCGGTCGAAGAGGACCGACAGTGATAAGCCTTTGTAGGAAAATGTGCTTCCTAATCCGCCCCGCCATTTTGGGTTCGGATCGCCAATGATCTCGTTGCCGGTTCCGCCCTGTGGGAAACCGTTCGCATCCAGCTTGTACTTGCCTGATTCGTCTTTCAGGAAATCGGTCGAATAAAACACACCGAAAGGCTGCCCTTCAATCAATGATGCGTTTTGCTGGTAACTGTCGGGCAATGTCTGGGCAGCAGCACCCGCCAGCGAAATGACTTTGTTACGGTTCAGCGAAAAGTTTGCTGACAGATTCCATTTGAAATCGCCCAGCGTGATCAGGTCAGCCCCTGCCTCAAACTCAAGCCCTTTGTTCGACAGCTTGGCGGCATTGACATTCCGAACCGTATACCCCGTTTCATTGGGTACGTTCAGCGACAGAATTACGTCGTCGGTAGAATTGTCATAAGCTGTCGCCGAGAAATTGATGCGATTGTTGAGGAATCGGAGATCAACCCCAATTTCTGTTTCTGTTTTACGCTCTGGCCGCAGAAAATCATTGCCAGCGGTGGTACTCCGAACGTAGCCGCCACCATACAGCGCACTAGCCGATTTCAGACCACCCGCAAAAGCATCGGTATAGGCTGCGGGCGAGAACGTGGTGAAGTTCTGGTAGGGCTGTGGCTGAATGCCTACCTGACCCCAGGTTACGCGCAGTTTACCAAAACTAAGCAGCGAGCTGGTTTCCAGCGCTTTTAATTTTGTGAATTGCCAGGCCAGTGCTGCCGATGGGAAGAAGAATGTGCTGTTGGTTTTAGAACCAAATGTCGAAGCACTTTCGTTGCGACCAGTCAGGGTCAAAAAGAGCATGTTATACGCCTGAACTTCGGCTTGGGCGTAGTAGGCATACGTCCGAATCAAGGACGTATAATTGCTGATGGCGCTATTCGAGTTGAGCGCATTGGTCAAAATGTCGGGTGCGTTTGGAACAATAAAGTTAGTGATCTGATCGCTGACGTATTCTTTCAGTCGGCTGTTGTAGTTAACACCAACCAGCAGCGACCCACCAAAATTTTCATTGAACGTTTTGGTTGCATTGGCAAATACATCGGTGTTGAACTGCTTTTCGGTGATCCAGTTTTTCGATAACAGGCCCGTTCCGTATGAGCCTGAGTTCCGGGCAAATCGCTCCAGCCGTTTATCGATAAAGTTATCGATACCTGTGCGCCCGGTAATGCTCAGCCATGATGTTGGCGTAATGCCAAGTTCAGCTGTCCCGGTAATGCGGTCAACATCGGTCGTATTCCGGTTATTGTTGATGTTCCAGACGGG comes from Spirosoma aureum and encodes:
- a CDS encoding DeoR/GlpR family DNA-binding transcription regulator, whose protein sequence is MNFQNRKQLIVRTVEERGSADVSELAELLQTSEMTVRRDLVQLAASGLIYRTRGGAMKVSLATDKHTFANKTAVHAERKDYICQLAAQDIQEGDVIFMDCGSTVFRLCQFIRNKRITVVTNSLPIVAELMTSDVSVNLVGGEVDKERQAVHGLMAEEHMARYRANRAFIGVDGLSLEHGLSANSEKEASTAIAMARQTEKVYLLCDSSKLETNKYLYFAPLSLFDVLITDKEANPDVIATYRQAGITLIN
- the nudK gene encoding GDP-mannose pyrophosphatase NudK codes for the protein MLAERVQITEEKLLSDNWYILKRFTFNYLGRNGQWTTQQREAYDRGNGATILLYNPQTDRVILTRQFRLPTFVNGNRTDGPYSGMLIETCAGLLDNDDPETAIRRETEEETGYRIQSVQKVMEAYMSPGSVTEKLFFYIAHYTADTERNAGGGIDEEEIEIMELPFQQALAMMESGEIMDGKTIMLLQYLRLQQLTNASNS
- a CDS encoding DUF4406 domain-containing protein, yielding MKSLLILVAGPYRSGTNDDPIRMEENLHRLESVTLTLFRAGHIPMIGEWVALPLLRLAGGKRPGDEAWQEILYPVAKRLITRCDAVLRLPGESKGADEDVRLATELGLAVYYRLEDVPGCA
- a CDS encoding PIG-L family deacetylase, with protein sequence MSVRKRLLSFFLGCSLTSTLFAQVPYGSIKPTPPGEILSNLKKLNVLGSVLYIAAHPDDENTLMLAYLAKERLVRTGYLSLTRGDGGQNLIGPEQGENIGVIRTQELLAARRVDGPDQFFSRAYDFGFSKSTDEAVRTWGQEKVLADVVWMIRKYQPDAIITRFPPDSRAGHGHHSASGFLAEEAFKISNDPKKFPEQLAYVKPWQAKRILWNVFIPGAFLSNKKPDEAGNLIGIETGLYNALLGKSYGEIAAESRSQHKSQGFGVPASRGARVDYLLLKGGDPAEKDPLDGIDISWKRISGSDAVQTQVHQLIATFKPDQPAASVPALTQLYGALNKLDTTSIYVKAKRQEVEQLIRQCLGLWFETNPTDYAATPGETIKLTTNIVSRADSPVKLVGIRYSAGKDTTLDLTLKPNDVMLLPTLVTIPKTQKISQPYWLEKPIVKGLFQVDNQQLIGLPENPAALTASYTFEIGGQRFTFNRPVVYKSTDPVDGEIYRPFILQPDVTANLTERVYAFSDAAPKTAELVLKAGRANIAGTIKLDAPSGWRVEPVSLPFSLAGKGSEQRVTFKITPTTQAQNGKLQAMMTTSDGTFTTGLRIIAYKHIPTQTLFPPAEAKLVKLDVKVTAKNIGYIVGAGDEVPAALQQMGCRVTILGPAELSRSLSAYDAIVVGVRAYNINDYLANYQANLMDYVKNGGTMIVQYVTPGGSGFIQNGLKVSQMGPYPFKVVNERVTEEDAPMTFINPQHPLLNYPNKITEADFSGWIQERGIYFAQDWDKAYEPIFSSHDQNEAAKQGSLIYAKYGKGNFMYTGLVFFRELPAGVPGAYRLFANMISVGK
- a CDS encoding SusD/RagB family nutrient-binding outer membrane lipoprotein, whose product is MATINIKQKSENSFQAMNKALIHKLFASLLTVSLLSGCSQVFDEPNIQSNPNAVTDVDIATLLSGTLVGVTILHEDTDVRIAAIWAGQLNGLSRQHQGYADYIVSAQNFSWNPLYPAASQTRLIQTKADAVGDKWTKGVGQVLEALLIAKATALYGDVPYSQAFDDVKYPTPVFDKQADVYTALQTTLDNAIQNLSATSGLAFANQDFIYKGDVTKWKAAAYTLKARLFLHVGNYAKAVESAASGISSTAGDALAPHGTSQGIDYNQNYDFFRVNRPGDTGFDGAYLPILMQSRIKSANTKTDETALYNHYFKVGVIGTGTLDPNVVDGAFTSNAPHPILTYYENQLILAEAQARLGDTAKALAALNAVRSGLAGGTINGKTLSTTGRKYDAYVLDDFGPAGLANPTKATTVQTALLYEIVAQRYIFFLMQYEAFNDVRRMAKATPVVQLTIPLYVGSQKPARFIYPQGEINTNPNVPKPIADQFQKIPIFQ
- a CDS encoding SusC/RagA family TonB-linked outer membrane protein → MKKLLLLSLLMACSSCAYVWAQGRKISGTVVVDEGSIPFAGATIVVKGTTIGTVTDAKGEYSINVPTSGNALIFSAVGMETVEEPIGTRTAIDVKLKSDTKQLGEVIVTALGIKEERDKFASSVSTVDGKNISKSGETSLLTGLSGKASGVVITRNGGDPGAGAYIQIRGQNTINGNAQPLFIVDGIPVSNSSDNNGTAAGNGIVQQSRINDINPEDIESMEVLKGASAAALWGTRAANGVIVITTKKGKDTKGKVNITFKSTVSFDEVNKNHKLQTTYGQGSDGIFQQGSRNTFGDLIADRKGGDDAFITDPNAAGYQGFVTFPDGTKRYAIAAGTAASPHGGKNSRQTYDHTKDVFQTGHFTDNSINFSGGNARSNFLLSYSNLNQDGVVQKFSTYQRNTARINVASQFTEWLRASANVGYTKSYSTRVQQGDNLDGIILGGFRTPGDFDNSYFTGIYTNKAGQTFNNAHVSYRNPLGVDQNTIYANPVWNINNNRNTTDVDRITGTAELGITPTSWLSITGRTGIDNFIDKRLERFARNSGSYGTGLLSKNWITEKQFNTDVFANATKTFNENFGGSLLVGVNYNSRLKEYVSDQITNFIVPNAPDILTNALNSNSAISNYTSLIRTYAYYAQAEVQAYNMLFLTLTGRNESASTFGSKTNSTFFFPSAALAWQFTKLKALETSSLLSFGKLRVTWGQVGIQPQPYQNFTTFSPAAYTDAFAGGLKSASALYGGGYVRSTTAGNDFLRPERKTETEIGVDLRFLNNRINFSATAYDNSTDDVILSLNVPNETGYTVRNVNAAKLSNKGLEFEAGADLITLGDFKWNLSANFSLNRNKVISLAGAAAQTLPDSYQQNASLIEGQPFGVFYSTDFLKDESGKYKLDANGFPQGGTGNEIIGDPNPKWRGGLGSTFSYKGLSLSVLFDRVAGNDFYNGTRGALYSFGVHADQGGTAVAPAGGIKDVNGKVIAAGTSFQGQIKDFGAGPVALNQAWYQGRGTSFNSASYKQFIEDGSSTRLREITMTYSLRSEGFRRFTHLSNVDFSLTGRNLLLWTNYTGTDPEVNITGAGLSRGQDWFTNPNTRSLLFSLKITY